The following proteins are co-located in the Bordetella bronchialis genome:
- a CDS encoding MFS transporter has protein sequence MPPSGAKQEHAVPDKNPTSTAGSFAPLRQPVFAVLWAATVLGNVGSFMRDVASSWLVTDLSASPTAVALIQTAATLPIFLLAIPAGVLSDILDRRRFLIFVQVMLAAVSATLLMLSHTGALTVPYLIALTFAGGIGAALMGPTWQSIVPELVPRQDIKSAVGLNSLGINIARAIGPASGGLILASFGAAATYGVDVLSYVFVIAALLWWKRPAAASTQLSENFLGAFRAGLRYTRASKELHRVLLRAAVFFLFASAVWALLPLVARQMLGGTSGFYGVLLGAVGVGAIAGALVMPRLRAWLDADGLVLVASVTSAAVMAVLVAGPPKWLAVPVLVVLGMGWITALTTFNSVAQAVLPNWVRGRGLAVYLMVFNGAMAAGSFGWGLAAREIGVPYALAASAAGLAIVALLFHRASLPVGEADLQPSNHWPEPLTAAPVANDRGPVMVQIEYRVRQEDRPAFLQAMRRLSRERLRDGAYAWGLVEHTGEADRVLEWFFVESWAEHLRQHQRVSHADADLQNDVLRYHAGPGKPAVHHYIAL, from the coding sequence GAGCTCCTGGCTCGTGACCGACCTGTCGGCCAGCCCCACCGCCGTGGCGCTGATCCAGACCGCGGCGACCTTGCCGATTTTCCTGCTTGCCATACCGGCCGGCGTGCTGTCGGACATCCTCGACCGCCGGCGCTTCCTGATCTTCGTCCAGGTGATGCTGGCCGCGGTAAGCGCGACGCTGCTGATGCTGTCGCACACCGGCGCGCTGACCGTGCCATACCTGATCGCCCTGACCTTCGCCGGCGGCATCGGCGCCGCGCTGATGGGGCCGACCTGGCAATCCATCGTGCCGGAGCTCGTGCCGCGGCAAGACATCAAGAGCGCCGTGGGCTTGAACTCCCTGGGCATCAATATCGCCCGCGCGATCGGCCCCGCATCCGGCGGCCTGATCCTGGCCAGCTTCGGCGCGGCGGCCACCTATGGGGTCGATGTCCTGAGCTACGTATTCGTCATCGCCGCGCTGCTGTGGTGGAAGCGGCCCGCCGCCGCCAGCACCCAGCTGTCCGAGAACTTCCTGGGCGCATTCCGGGCGGGCTTGCGCTATACACGGGCCAGCAAGGAATTGCATCGCGTCCTCCTGCGCGCGGCGGTCTTCTTCCTTTTCGCCAGTGCCGTCTGGGCCCTGCTGCCCCTGGTGGCGCGCCAGATGCTGGGCGGCACGTCGGGCTTCTATGGCGTGCTGCTGGGCGCGGTGGGCGTGGGCGCCATTGCCGGCGCGCTGGTGATGCCCAGGCTGCGCGCATGGCTGGACGCCGACGGGCTGGTGCTGGTGGCCTCCGTGACCAGCGCGGCGGTCATGGCGGTCCTGGTCGCCGGCCCGCCCAAATGGCTGGCCGTCCCGGTCCTCGTGGTGCTGGGCATGGGCTGGATCACGGCGCTGACCACGTTCAATAGCGTGGCGCAGGCGGTCCTGCCGAACTGGGTGCGCGGACGCGGCCTGGCCGTGTATTTGATGGTGTTCAACGGCGCGATGGCCGCCGGCAGCTTCGGCTGGGGCCTGGCGGCGCGCGAGATCGGCGTCCCCTACGCCCTGGCGGCCAGCGCCGCCGGCCTGGCCATCGTCGCGCTGCTGTTCCATCGCGCCAGCCTGCCCGTGGGCGAGGCGGACCTGCAGCCCTCCAACCACTGGCCCGAACCGCTGACCGCCGCGCCCGTCGCCAATGACCGCGGCCCCGTGATGGTGCAGATCGAATATCGCGTGCGCCAGGAAGACCGCCCGGCCTTCCTGCAGGCCATGCGGCGGCTGTCGCGGGAGCGGCTGCGCGATGGCGCCTACGCCTGGGGGCTGGTCGAACATACGGGCGAGGCCGACCGGGTGCTGGAATGGTTCTTCGTGGAGTCCTGGGCCGAACACCTGCGCCAGCACCAGCGGGTATCCCATGCCGATGCGGACCTGCAGAACGACGTCCTGCGCTACCACGCGGGGCCCGGCAAGCCGGCCGTGCACCACTACATCGCGCTATAG
- a CDS encoding pirin family protein, with translation MIERRSFTSLGRERRGWLDARHHFSFAGYRNPRRMNWGALRAWNDDTIAAGAGSPPVLYADVEIVTYVREGALTHEDDLGNRGQTRAGDVQVMSAGSGLTHAEFNMETAPSRAFQIWIEPDRRGAPPSWGRKPFPREAYKGRFVALASGIEGDEDALPIRSDARVLALALKAGEAATYRFAHPRRYGYLVAASGRIRVNGVEIGPGDGAAIRDETELRVVALDDAEVLLADTRP, from the coding sequence ATGATAGAGCGTCGTTCCTTTACTAGCCTGGGCCGCGAGCGGCGCGGCTGGCTGGACGCCCGGCATCATTTTTCCTTTGCCGGTTACCGGAATCCCCGGCGGATGAACTGGGGCGCCTTGCGGGCATGGAACGACGACACGATCGCCGCGGGCGCGGGCTCGCCGCCGGTCCTGTACGCCGACGTGGAGATCGTCACCTACGTGCGTGAAGGCGCCCTGACCCACGAGGACGATCTGGGCAACCGCGGACAGACGCGGGCCGGCGACGTGCAGGTCATGAGCGCGGGCAGCGGACTGACGCACGCGGAATTCAATATGGAAACCGCGCCTTCGCGGGCTTTCCAGATCTGGATAGAGCCGGACCGCCGCGGCGCGCCGCCCAGCTGGGGCCGCAAACCCTTTCCCCGCGAGGCCTACAAGGGACGATTCGTCGCCCTGGCCAGCGGCATCGAAGGCGATGAGGACGCCTTGCCCATACGCAGCGACGCCCGCGTGCTGGCCCTGGCGTTGAAGGCCGGCGAAGCCGCCACATACCGCTTCGCGCATCCGCGCCGCTATGGCTACCTGGTCGCCGCCAGCGGACGCATCCGCGTGAACGGCGTCGAGATCGGGCCAGGGGATGGCGCCGCCATCCGCGACGAAACCGAGCTGCGGGTCGTGGCCCTGGACGATGCCGAGGTGCTGTTGGCCGACACCCGGCCGTAG
- a CDS encoding XapX domain-containing protein, which translates to MKLYLLSLGAGLLVGIVYSLLQVRSPAPPLVALVGLLGILVGEQVIPVGKQMLRGTAFVAACDKEKAVSHVFGQLPGRQPDPKDRG; encoded by the coding sequence ATGAAACTCTATCTGCTGTCATTGGGCGCCGGTCTGCTGGTCGGCATCGTATACAGCCTGCTTCAGGTGCGCTCGCCCGCCCCGCCTTTGGTGGCGCTGGTCGGCTTGCTGGGCATTCTGGTGGGCGAGCAGGTCATTCCCGTGGGCAAGCAGATGCTGCGCGGCACGGCCTTCGTCGCGGCGTGCGACAAGGAAAAGGCGGTAAGCCACGTGTTCGGACAATTGCCCGGCCGCCAGCCCGATCCGAAAGACCGCGGCTGA
- a CDS encoding amidohydrolase — MPNAKPDVVFHNGQITTLDRSNPRATAVAVKDGKFVAVGGDAEVLALAGPDTRVVDLKRRGVLPGLFDNHTHVIRGGLNFNMELRWDGVRSLADAMAMLKRQVAITPPPQWVRVVGGFTEHQFAEKRLPTLDEINAVAPDTPVFILHLYDRALLNGAALRAVGYTRDTPNPPGGEILRDAQGNPTGLLLAKPNATILYATLAKGPKLPFDYQVNSTRHFMRELNRLGVTGVIDAGGGFQNYPDDYAVIQKLADENQMTVRLAYNLFTQKPRQEKEDFLKWTSSVKYKQGNDYFRHNGAGEMLVFSAADFEDFRAARPDMPPEMEGELEEVVRVLAQNKWPWRLHATYDETISRALDVFEKVHRDTPLTGLNWFFDHAETISDRSIDRIAALGGGIAVQHRMAYQGEYFIERYGAEAAQATPPVARMLAKGVKVSAGTDATRVASYNPWVSLSWMITGKTVGGTQLYPRRNCLDRETALRMWTENVAWFANEEGRRGRIEPGQLADFIVPSKDYFHCAEEDLPFLTSELTVVGGRVVYGAGDFTPLDDNPLPPAMPDWSPTRLFGGYAAWGDPQGAGKNSLGYRNLSACGCASACGLHGHEHARAWAARAPASDLQGFFGALGCSCWAV; from the coding sequence GTGCCCAACGCCAAGCCGGACGTCGTCTTCCATAACGGCCAGATCACGACACTGGACCGATCCAACCCGCGGGCGACCGCTGTCGCCGTCAAGGACGGCAAGTTCGTCGCCGTCGGCGGCGACGCCGAGGTCCTCGCGCTGGCCGGCCCGGATACCCGCGTGGTGGACCTCAAGCGCCGCGGCGTATTGCCCGGACTGTTCGACAACCATACCCACGTGATCCGCGGCGGCCTGAATTTCAATATGGAGCTGCGCTGGGACGGCGTGCGTTCGCTGGCCGATGCCATGGCGATGCTCAAGCGCCAGGTCGCCATTACGCCACCGCCGCAGTGGGTGCGCGTGGTCGGCGGATTCACCGAACACCAGTTCGCCGAAAAACGCCTGCCCACGCTGGATGAAATCAACGCCGTCGCGCCGGACACGCCGGTCTTCATCCTGCACCTGTACGACCGGGCCCTGCTCAACGGCGCCGCCTTGCGTGCCGTCGGCTACACCCGGGACACGCCCAATCCCCCCGGCGGCGAGATCCTGCGCGATGCCCAGGGCAACCCCACGGGCCTGTTGCTGGCCAAGCCCAACGCCACCATCCTTTACGCCACGCTGGCCAAGGGCCCGAAGCTGCCATTCGACTACCAGGTCAACTCCACCCGGCATTTCATGCGGGAACTGAACCGCCTGGGCGTCACCGGCGTGATCGACGCGGGCGGCGGCTTCCAGAACTATCCCGACGACTATGCCGTCATCCAGAAACTGGCCGACGAAAACCAGATGACGGTACGCCTGGCCTACAACCTGTTCACGCAAAAGCCCAGGCAGGAGAAAGAAGACTTCCTGAAATGGACGTCCAGCGTGAAGTACAAGCAGGGCAACGATTACTTCCGCCACAACGGCGCGGGCGAAATGCTGGTGTTCTCGGCCGCGGACTTCGAGGACTTCCGCGCGGCCCGGCCCGATATGCCGCCGGAAATGGAAGGCGAGCTGGAGGAAGTCGTCCGCGTGCTGGCGCAGAACAAATGGCCCTGGCGCCTGCATGCGACCTACGACGAGACCATATCGCGCGCGCTGGACGTGTTCGAGAAAGTGCACCGCGATACGCCGCTGACCGGCCTGAACTGGTTCTTCGACCACGCGGAGACCATCTCCGACCGGTCCATCGACCGCATCGCCGCCTTGGGCGGCGGTATCGCCGTGCAGCACCGCATGGCCTACCAGGGCGAGTATTTCATCGAACGCTACGGCGCCGAGGCCGCCCAGGCCACGCCGCCGGTCGCGCGCATGCTGGCCAAGGGCGTGAAGGTTTCCGCCGGCACCGACGCCACGCGGGTCGCTTCCTACAACCCCTGGGTCTCGCTGTCGTGGATGATCACCGGCAAGACGGTGGGCGGCACGCAGCTGTATCCGCGCCGCAATTGCCTGGACCGGGAAACCGCGTTGCGCATGTGGACGGAGAACGTCGCCTGGTTCGCCAACGAGGAAGGCCGGCGCGGGCGCATCGAACCGGGCCAGCTGGCCGACTTCATCGTGCCGAGCAAGGATTACTTCCATTGCGCGGAGGAAGACCTGCCCTTCCTGACCTCCGAGCTGACCGTGGTGGGCGGGCGCGTGGTCTATGGCGCGGGCGACTTCACGCCGCTGGACGACAACCCCTTGCCGCCGGCCATGCCCGATTGGTCGCCGACGCGGCTGTTCGGCGGCTACGCCGCCTGGGGCGACCCGCAAGGCGCGGGCAAGAACTCCCTGGGATATCGCAATCTGTCGGCGTGCGGGTGCGCCAGCGCCTGCGGCCTGCACGGACACGAGCACGCGCGGGCCTGGGCGGCGCGCGCGCCGGCGTCCGACCTGCAGGGCTTCTTCGGCGCCCTGGGCTGCTCGTGCTGGGCGGTGTAG
- a CDS encoding DoxX family protein, whose amino-acid sequence MTPPVSPAPVSPAANAVRYLAYLGLCAAYLQGGLVKLFDFPGAVREMAHFGLSPAPLFAALVIALELGASAMILGGRLRWLGAAALAAFTLMATGLALRFWEMPPGQDRSMAANAFFEHLGLAAGLVLVAWLDLVPRRRPG is encoded by the coding sequence ATGACGCCCCCAGTATCGCCGGCACCGGTATCGCCGGCCGCGAATGCCGTCCGGTACCTGGCCTACCTGGGCCTGTGCGCCGCCTACCTGCAAGGCGGCCTGGTCAAGTTGTTCGACTTTCCGGGCGCCGTGCGCGAGATGGCGCATTTCGGACTGTCGCCGGCGCCGCTGTTCGCCGCGCTGGTCATCGCGCTGGAACTGGGCGCGTCGGCCATGATCCTGGGCGGCCGGCTGCGCTGGCTGGGCGCGGCGGCGCTGGCCGCCTTCACCCTCATGGCGACGGGCCTGGCCTTGCGCTTCTGGGAAATGCCGCCAGGACAGGACCGCTCGATGGCCGCCAACGCCTTCTTCGAGCACCTGGGCCTGGCGGCGGGGCTGGTGCTGGTCGCCTGGCTGGATCTGGTCCCACGCCGGCGGCCGGGCTAG
- the aqpZ gene encoding aquaporin Z, producing the protein MGKRCVAEFLGTFWLVLGGCGAAVLAAAFPQLGIGFAGVALAFGLTVVTMAYAVGHISGGHFNPAVTVGLWAGGRIPSRDILPYVVSQVLGGIVAGAVLYAIASGKTGFDPMAGGFASNGYGQHSPGGYTLLACMISEFVLTAFFLIVIHGITDKRAPAGFAPLAIGLCLTLIHLISIPVTNTSVNPARSTGVALFQGSWALGQLWMFWVVPLLGGVAGGLVYRYLSSPDIARRDTGAFPSAPAPSA; encoded by the coding sequence ATGGGCAAGCGGTGTGTGGCGGAGTTTCTGGGCACTTTCTGGCTGGTACTGGGCGGTTGCGGCGCGGCCGTCCTGGCCGCCGCGTTCCCTCAATTGGGCATCGGTTTCGCCGGCGTGGCGCTGGCGTTCGGCCTGACGGTGGTGACCATGGCCTATGCCGTGGGCCACATATCGGGCGGTCATTTCAACCCGGCGGTTACCGTGGGCCTGTGGGCCGGCGGCCGCATCCCGTCCCGGGACATCCTTCCCTACGTCGTCTCGCAGGTATTGGGCGGTATCGTCGCGGGCGCGGTGCTGTATGCCATCGCCAGCGGCAAGACCGGCTTCGATCCCATGGCCGGCGGCTTCGCGTCCAACGGGTATGGCCAGCATTCCCCGGGCGGCTATACCCTGCTGGCCTGCATGATCTCGGAATTCGTCCTGACGGCGTTCTTCCTGATCGTCATCCACGGTATTACCGATAAGCGCGCGCCGGCCGGATTCGCGCCGCTGGCCATCGGCCTGTGCCTGACGCTGATCCACCTGATCAGCATCCCGGTGACCAATACCTCGGTCAACCCGGCGCGCAGCACGGGCGTGGCGCTTTTCCAGGGCAGCTGGGCGCTCGGGCAATTGTGGATGTTCTGGGTGGTGCCGCTGCTTGGCGGGGTCGCCGGCGGCCTGGTCTACCGCTATCTGTCGTCCCCGGATATCGCCCGGCGGGACACCGGCGCCTTTCCGTCCGCGCCCGCGCCCAGCGCCTGA
- a CDS encoding 3-deoxy-7-phosphoheptulonate synthase has protein sequence MNRLDDPLHDREVGSADSTLDTTRIDDVRIGAVRPLISPALLQDELPVSPAIQDLVERTRASAADILHGRDDRLLVVVGPCSIHDHDQAMDYARLLKTAADALREDLLIVMRVYFEKPRTTVGWKGYINDPRLDGSYRINEGLRRARELLLDIAQLGLPTGTEFLDLLSPQFIADLIAWGAIGARTTESQSHRQLSSGLSCPLGFKNGTDGGVQIAADAIVAARARHAFMGMTKMGMAAIFETRGNDDTHVILRGGKQGSNYDAASIDACCEILERAGLREQVMVDCSHANSNKSHSRQIDVAQDIGRQIAGGDRRIIGAMIESHLEEGRQDLKPGVPLRRGVSITDACLGWAQTEPVLRQLADAVRQRRGLTAR, from the coding sequence TTGAACCGCCTGGATGACCCCTTACACGACCGCGAAGTCGGCAGCGCCGATTCCACCCTGGACACCACCCGTATCGACGACGTGCGCATCGGCGCCGTGCGCCCCTTGATTTCGCCTGCGCTGCTGCAGGATGAACTGCCCGTCTCGCCGGCGATACAGGATCTGGTGGAACGCACCCGCGCCTCGGCCGCCGACATTCTTCACGGTCGCGACGATCGCCTGCTCGTGGTGGTCGGCCCCTGCTCCATCCACGACCACGACCAGGCCATGGATTACGCCCGCCTGCTGAAGACCGCGGCGGACGCATTGCGCGAAGACCTGTTGATCGTCATGCGCGTCTACTTCGAGAAGCCGCGCACGACGGTAGGCTGGAAGGGCTATATCAACGATCCCCGCCTGGACGGCAGCTACCGCATCAATGAGGGACTGCGGCGTGCCCGCGAACTCCTGCTGGACATCGCGCAGCTGGGCCTGCCGACCGGCACGGAGTTCCTGGACCTGCTCAGCCCGCAATTCATCGCCGACCTGATCGCCTGGGGCGCCATAGGCGCGCGCACGACGGAAAGCCAGAGCCATCGCCAATTGTCGTCGGGCCTGAGCTGTCCGCTGGGCTTCAAGAACGGCACGGACGGCGGCGTGCAGATCGCGGCCGACGCCATCGTCGCGGCGCGCGCCAGGCATGCCTTCATGGGCATGACCAAGATGGGCATGGCGGCCATCTTCGAAACGCGCGGCAACGACGACACGCACGTGATCCTGCGTGGCGGCAAGCAGGGCAGCAACTACGACGCGGCCAGTATCGACGCGTGCTGCGAGATCCTTGAACGCGCCGGCCTGCGCGAGCAGGTGATGGTGGATTGTTCGCACGCCAACTCCAACAAGTCGCACAGCCGCCAGATCGACGTTGCGCAGGATATCGGCCGGCAGATCGCCGGCGGCGACAGGCGCATCATCGGCGCGATGATCGAAAGCCACCTGGAAGAAGGCCGCCAGGACCTGAAGCCCGGCGTACCGCTGCGCCGCGGCGTGTCCATCACGGATGCCTGCCTGGGCTGGGCCCAGACCGAGCCGGTACTGCGCCAGCTGGCGGACGCGGTGCGGCAGCGCCGCGGCTTGACGGCCCGCTGA